The genome window CCTCCGTATCCGTACCCCGGTGCCCTCATCTTCGGCGTTCCCGGCGCGGGGAAGGGGACGCAGGGGGAGATCCTGACCAAGATCCCGGGGTTCTTTCACCTTTCGACCGGGGTGATCTTCCGCAAGCTCGATGCGAAGTCGGAAGAGGGCCGGATCGTCCGTGAGTACAGCGCCCGGGGGGAGCTCGCGCCGGACGACATGACGATCAAGATCTTCCTGAACTGGCTGGAGTCGCAGCGGCTGGCGGAGCGGTTCAAGCCCCGGGAGCAACTCCTGTTGCTGGACGGTATCCCGCGGAACCGCAACCAGTGCGAGATCCTGAAGAAGTATGTCGACGTCAAGGTGGTGGTCCACCTGATGTGTCATGACGAGGAGGCGATGATCGACCGCATTCGGCGCCGGGCCGTTCTGGAGAACCGTCCGGACGATGCCAGCGAGTCGGTGATTCGCCGCCGGTTCCAGGTCTATGAGGCCGAGACCCGTCCGGTGTTGAACTTCTATCCGGAAGACATCATCAAGAATGTCGAGTCAACCGGGATCCATGCCGAGGTTCTTCAGGAGTGCCTGAAGCATCTGGCGCCGGTGCTCCGTGAAAATTTTCCGCGTAAGGATCTGTAGGCTCCAACCGCGTCCTTGCCGGCGCAGCGTCCATAGCTCAAACCCAACGTGCCACGGCAGGCTGGGGTCAAGGGGGCCACGCCCCCTTGCCGCCGGAGGCACTTCTATGAGGAACCGTGGTACGCAACGGATGTACGCTTTGTTGAGCCCGCTATGAGGACTCCCTCAAATCACACCGCTGGCTTTGCAATCCCCGCGGGTTGGTGAGGGGGCATACGGCACGGTGTCCGCGCTTGGACACGTGCACCTTCCGGTGTTGTCCGACGAGACGGCCTCCGGCGGGCAAAGGGGCGTTGCCCCTCTGCACTCCCCACCAGGGGTGCCCCCCTGGACCCGGTGGGGCATTCGCACCTGAGCGCACCTACGACACCCGTCGGCCCGGCGCAATGCCTGCGCAAAGAGGACGAGAACAACAGGCGACTCTACCTTCCGCCTTCAGCCTCTCCCCACCAGGCTCAGATGTCCAAAAAGCTCGACGACACCTGATCCCAGCAATGCACCGCGTCGTCCTTCGTCGCCGCAAACCGAATATTGCCGTCCTGCGAGATCACGACCGCCAGCGCACTCGGAAACTTCTGACAGAACCGGAACGCCGACCGGTGACGGGTCCCCACACCATCCGTCCGCGCCGGACGGGAATTCGCCCCCTCCGGATCCTCGCAGATCCGGATCGTCTCCACTTCCGGAAGCGACCCCGAAATCTCCGCCCCGAAGCCCAGGATCTCAAACCGCTTCGTCATCAACACCGCCCCATCCACGCCCGCCAGACTGGCGACCATGTGGGCCACTTCAAAAATCGCTTCATCCAGCTG of Planctomyces sp. SH-PL14 contains these proteins:
- a CDS encoding adenylate kinase family protein, translating into MAKPPYPYPGALIFGVPGAGKGTQGEILTKIPGFFHLSTGVIFRKLDAKSEEGRIVREYSARGELAPDDMTIKIFLNWLESQRLAERFKPREQLLLLDGIPRNRNQCEILKKYVDVKVVVHLMCHDEEAMIDRIRRRAVLENRPDDASESVIRRRFQVYEAETRPVLNFYPEDIIKNVESTGIHAEVLQECLKHLAPVLRENFPRKDL